The Collimonas sp. PA-H2 genome contains a region encoding:
- the rplQ gene encoding 50S ribosomal protein L17: protein MRHRHGLRKLNRTSSHRLAMLRNMTVSLLRHEAIKTTLPKAKELRRVIEPILTLGKTDTLANKRLAFARLRDREMVLKLFAELGPRYANRNGGYLRILKMGFRVGDNAPMAYIELMDRPEISDDAEVPTAD from the coding sequence ATGCGTCACCGTCACGGCCTTCGTAAATTAAATCGTACTTCTTCCCACCGTCTGGCCATGTTGCGCAACATGACTGTTTCGCTGCTGCGTCACGAAGCAATCAAGACCACATTGCCTAAGGCAAAAGAACTGCGTCGCGTGATCGAACCGATCCTGACACTGGGCAAGACCGACACCCTGGCAAACAAGCGCCTGGCATTCGCTCGCCTGCGCGACCGTGAAATGGTCCTGAAGCTGTTCGCTGAACTGGGCCCACGCTACGCTAACCGTAACGGCGGCTACCTGCGCATCCTGAAAATGGGTTTCCGCGTTGGCGATAACGCTCCTATGGCTTACATCGAACTGATGGACCGTCCGGAAATCAGCGACGACGCTGAAGTACCGACAGCTGACTAA
- the rpoA gene encoding DNA-directed RNA polymerase subunit alpha — MQNSLLKPRIIEVEALGAGHAKVVMEPFERGYGHTLGNALRRVLLSSMVGYAPTEVTIAGVVHEYSSLDGVQEDVVDILLNLKGVVFKLHNRDEVTLTLKKDGEGAVLASDIDLPHDVELVNPEHVIAHLTAGGALDMQIKVEKGRGYVPGNVRRLTEDANKTIGRIILDASFSPVRRVSYAVESARVEQRTDLDKLVINIETNGVITPEEAIRQSARVLVDQLNVFAALEGTEAAAEAPSRAPQVDPILLRPVDDLELTVRSANCLKAENIYYIGDLIQRSENELLKTPNLGRKSLNEIKEVLASRGLTLGMKLENWPPAGLEK, encoded by the coding sequence ATGCAAAACAGCTTGTTGAAGCCACGTATTATCGAAGTAGAAGCACTGGGTGCCGGCCACGCTAAAGTCGTGATGGAACCGTTTGAACGTGGCTACGGCCACACGCTGGGCAACGCACTGCGCCGCGTCCTGCTGTCATCGATGGTTGGCTATGCGCCGACTGAAGTGACCATCGCCGGTGTGGTTCATGAATACTCGTCACTCGACGGCGTGCAGGAAGACGTAGTCGATATCCTGTTGAACCTGAAAGGCGTCGTGTTCAAGCTGCATAACCGCGACGAAGTAACACTGACATTGAAAAAAGATGGCGAAGGCGCTGTTTTGGCTTCCGACATCGATCTGCCGCATGACGTTGAACTGGTCAATCCAGAGCACGTGATTGCCCACCTGACTGCTGGTGGCGCACTCGACATGCAGATCAAGGTTGAAAAAGGCCGTGGCTATGTGCCAGGCAACGTCCGTCGCCTGACTGAAGATGCCAACAAGACCATCGGTCGCATCATCCTGGACGCATCGTTCTCGCCGGTACGCCGTGTTTCCTACGCTGTTGAATCGGCGCGTGTGGAACAGCGTACCGACCTGGACAAGCTGGTCATCAACATTGAAACCAACGGCGTGATCACTCCGGAAGAAGCGATTCGCCAATCGGCGCGCGTGCTGGTTGACCAGCTGAACGTGTTCGCTGCACTGGAAGGCACTGAAGCTGCTGCTGAAGCACCATCCCGCGCACCGCAAGTCGATCCTATCCTGTTGCGCCCGGTCGACGACCTGGAACTGACAGTACGTTCGGCCAACTGCCTGAAAGCAGAAAACATTTACTACATTGGCGATCTGATCCAGCGTAGCGAAAATGAACTGCTGAAGACGCCAAACCTGGGCCGCAAGTCCTTGAACGAAATCAAGGAAGTTCTGGCATCCCGTGGTTTGACACTGGGCATGAAGCTGGAAAACTGGCCGCCTGCAGGCCTGGAAAAGTAA
- the rpsD gene encoding 30S ribosomal protein S4 codes for MARYIGPKAKLSRREGTDLFLKSARRSLDSKCKLDSKPGQHGRTSGARTSDYGNQLREKQKVKRMYGILERQFRRYFAEADRRKGNTGETLLRLLEARLDNVVYRMGFGSTRAESRQLVSHKAFTVNGNVVNIASYQVKTGDVIAVREKAKKQVRIVEALQLAEQGGMPSWVSVDAKKMEGTFKSLPDRNEIANDVNESLIVELYSR; via the coding sequence GTGGCACGTTATATCGGACCTAAAGCAAAACTTTCCCGCCGTGAAGGTACGGACCTGTTCCTGAAGAGCGCACGCCGCTCGCTGGATTCCAAGTGCAAACTGGATTCCAAGCCAGGTCAACATGGCCGCACATCTGGTGCACGTACCTCCGACTACGGTAACCAATTGCGCGAAAAGCAAAAAGTTAAGCGTATGTACGGCATTCTGGAACGTCAGTTCCGTCGGTATTTCGCAGAAGCGGACCGTCGCAAGGGCAACACCGGCGAAACACTGCTGCGTTTGCTGGAAGCACGTCTGGACAACGTCGTTTATCGCATGGGTTTCGGTTCGACCCGCGCTGAGAGCCGTCAATTGGTTTCGCACAAAGCGTTCACCGTCAACGGCAACGTTGTTAACATCGCTTCGTACCAAGTCAAGACCGGCGACGTGATCGCTGTTCGTGAAAAAGCCAAGAAGCAAGTGCGTATCGTTGAAGCGCTGCAACTGGCCGAACAAGGCGGCATGCCATCGTGGGTTTCGGTTGATGCGAAGAAGATGGAAGGTACTTTCAAGTCCCTGCCAGACCGTAACGAAATCGCTAACGACGTCAACGAATCGCTGATCGTCGAACTGTATTCGCGTTAA